From Cannabis sativa cultivar Pink pepper isolate KNU-18-1 chromosome 8, ASM2916894v1, whole genome shotgun sequence, a single genomic window includes:
- the LOC115700702 gene encoding DEAD-box ATP-dependent RNA helicase 16, which yields MAETIEKPENVPERKEVEEDEEEPSFEKLGVEPRLTRALQKKGIQKPTPIQSVAIPLVLEGKDVVARAKTGSGKTFAYLVPLLQKLFVDTGARTKLGPSAFVLVPTRELCQQVYGEVLSLIELCRVQLKVIQLKSSMSASELRNALSGPPDILISTPACILKCMSVGVLQSASISGSLEILVLDEADLLLSFGFEEDIKALTPHIPKHCQCLLMSATSSDDVEKLKKLILHNPFILTLPEVGDVKDDIIPKNVQQFWISCSYRDKLLYTLSLLKLELVQKKVLIFTNTIDMGFRLRLFLEKFGIKSAVLNAELPQNSRQHILEEFNAGLFDYLIATDDSETKEKEEANIESNNKQKKFRKNAKQKLDSEFGVVRGIDFKNVYTVVNFEMPQSPAGYVHRIGRTGRAFNTGASVSLVCPEDMEVFEEIKSFLGDEGDKEENLIVPFPLLTENAVESLRYRAEDVGKSVTKIAVRESRAQDLRNEILNSEKLKAHFEANPGDLDLLKHDKVLSKKPPAPHLRDVPEYLVDATTREASKVVKLARAAMGNTNVPRQNGSKKRFRRNKDPLKTFSAEGHKKGQKGGMKRERNGSDNNKHKKKKNT from the exons ATGGCGGAAACAATTGAAAAACCCGAGAACGTACCCGAACGCAAAGAAGTGGAAGAGGATGAAGAGGAGCCCAGCTTCGAAAAGCTTGGAGTGGAACCTCGCCTAACTCGTGCCTTGCAAAAGAAGGGAATTCAGAAACCCACCCCCATTCAAAGCGTGGCTATTCCTCTCGTCTTA GAAGGTAAAGATGTGGTTGCTCGAGCAAAAACTGGTTCTGGGAAGACCTTCGCATACCTTGTTCCGTTGCTGCAGAAGTTGTTTGTCGATACTGGTGCAAGAACCAAACTTGGCCCTAGTGCATTTGTACTCGTACCAACTCGGGAACTCTGTCAGCAA GTATATGGGGAAGTCTTGTCACTCATTGAGCTGTGTAGAGTTCAGTTGAAAGTTATCCAGTTGAAAAGCAGTATGTCTGCTTCGGAATTG AGAAATGCATTGTCAGGACCACCAGATATTCTGATTTCGACTCCTGCTTGTATCTTGAAATGTATGTCGGTTGGTGTTCTTCAATCAGCATCCATTAGTGGTTCACTAGAGATTCTTGTTCTTGACGAG GCAGATCTTCTGTTGTCATTTGGCTTTGAAGAAGATATAAAGGCATTAACACCTCATATTCCTAAGCACTGTCAGTGTCTTTTGATGTCTGCTACGTCAAG TGATGATGTCGAGAAGTTAAAGAAGCTTATACTTCACAATCCATTCATTTTGACTCTGCCTGAAGTAGGAGATGTCAAGGATGATATTATCCCAAAAAACGTTCAGCAATTTTGG ATATCATGCAGCTATCGGGATAAGTTACtttacactctctctctcttgaagTTGGAATTGGTTCAGAAAAAGGTTTTGATATTTACAAATACAATCGACATGGGATTTAGATTAAGATTATTTCTGGAAAAG TTTGGAATTAAATCTGCTGTGCTCAATGCCGAGTTGCCACAAAATTCGCGTCAGCATATTCTTGAG GAATTCAATGCTGGGctttttgattacttaattgCAACTGATGATAGTGAAACGAAAGAGAAGGAAGAAGCCAACATTGAGAGTAATAATAAACAGAAAAAGTTTAGAAAGAATGCCAAACAAAAATTAGACTCTGAGTTTGGAGTAGTTCGGGGAATTGACTTCAAAAATGTATATACG gttgttaattttgaaatgcctCAAAGCCCTGCAGGATATGTCCATCGTATTGGACGTACTGGAAGAGCATTTAATACCGGTGCTTCTGTCTCACTT GTTTGTCCTGAGGATATGGAAGTCTTCGAGGAAATAAAATCCTTTTTAGGGGATGAAGGAGACAAGGAAGAAAATTTAATTGTTCCATTTCCTTTATTAACAGAAAATGCTGTGGAGTCTTTACGGTACAGAGCGGAG GATGTTGGAAAGAGTGTGACCAAAATTGCTGTCCGAGAATCACGAGCTCAAGATTTAAGAAATGAAATTCTTAACTCTGAAAA GTTGAAGGCTCATTTCGAAGCTAATCCAGGAGATTTAG ATTTGCTGAAGCACGATAAGGTCTTAAGCAAGAAGCCCCCTGCTCCTCACCTACGCGATGTTCCTGAATACTTGGTGGATGCAACAACTCGAGAAGCAAGTAAGGTTGTTAAGCTTGCTCGAGCTGCCATGGGAAATACCAATGTTCCTCGCCAAAATGGATCCAAGAAAAGGTTCAGAAGAAATAAGGATcctctcaagactttctctgcTGAG GGACACAAAAAAGGTCAGAAAGGTGGGATGAAGAGAGAGAGGAATGGCAGTGATAACAACAAAcacaaaaagaagaaaaacactTGA
- the LOC133030548 gene encoding uncharacterized protein LOC133030548, with translation MTYPKASDNCFFIDLIDEMVSEKKLLDDPLELSLTEDELTEQEGQEVMGYVKWLDSYGPLNRRYFEELGAVPKELKPSTEKPPELELKVLPSHLRYEFLGQDKKLSVIVSASLSDVETDRLLRVLRAHNKAISWKLGDVKGISPSTVMHRILMEDNAKPTIDAQRRLNPPMKEVVGKEVVKWLDVGVAYPISDSKWIAIAPEDQEKTTLTCPYVFGSSFDHCLENLEKVLTRCEKSNLVLNWEKCHFMVTEGIVLGHKISKAGIEVDKAKVSTIENLPPPVSVKGVRGFLGHAGFYRRFIKDFSKISKPLSSLLVNGVPFEFGEDCLKAFKILKEKLITAPIVTSPNWELPFELMCDASDYAIGAVLGQRVDRVFHTIYYASRTLNDAQLNYATTEKEMLAICEGKPDGTVVR, from the exons atgacgtacccaaaggcaagtgataaTTGTTTCTTCATTGACTTGATTGATGAAATGGTGAGTGAGAAAAAGCTGCTAGATGATCCTCTTGAACTAAGTCTAACTGAAGATGAATTGACAGAGCAAGAAGGACAAGAGGTCATGGGGTATGTGAAGTGGCTTGATTCCTATGGGCCTTTGAACAGAAGATATTTTGAGGAATTGGGAGCAGTTCCAAAAGAGCTAaagccatctactgaaaagcctccagAACTTGAATTGAAGGTGCTTCCTAGTCACTTGAGGTATGAATTTTTGGGTCAAGATAAAAAGCTGTCAGTTATTGTTTCAGCTTCTCTCTCTGATGTGGAAACTGATAGACTTTTGAGGGTACTCCGAGCTCATAATAAGGCCATCTCTTGGAAACTAGGTGATGTTAAAGGAATCAGTCCTTCAACAGTGATGCATCGAATTCTCATGGAAGACAATGCCAAACCAACTATTGATGCTCAACGTAGACTCAATCCACCCATGAAAGAAGTAGTCGGAAAAGAAGTAGTTAAGTGGTTGGATGTTGGAGTTGCTTATCCTATTTCAGATAGTAAGTGG ATAGCTATAGCACCTGAAGATCAGGAGAAGACTACTTTAACATGTCCCTATG TGTTTGGTTCTTCCTTTGATCATTGTTTGGAAAATCTGGAAAAAGTACTAACAAGGTGCGAGAAGTCTAACTTGGTGTTAAACTGGGAGAAGTGCCACTTTATGGTAACAGAAGGAATTGTTCTTGGGCATAAAATTTCAAAGGCAGGAATTGAGGTGGATAAGGCAAAGGTTTCAACAATAGAAAATTTGCCACCTCCAGTTTCTGTAAAAGGAGTGAGGGGTTTCCTAGGACATGCTGGCTTCTACCGCAGATTTATCAAGGACTTCTCTAAAATCTCAAAACCTTTATCTAGCTTACTTGTAAATGGAGTTCCATTTGAGTTTGGAGAAGACTGTTTAAAAGCTTTCAAGATTTTAAAGGAGAAATTGATTACAGCACCGATAGTAACTTCACCGAATTGGGAACTGCCGTTTGAGTTGATGTGTGACGCTAGTGACTATGCCATTGGAGCGGTTTTGGGTCAGAGAGTTGACAGAGTATTCCACacaatctactatgctagtagaacTCTGAATGATGCTCAATTAAACTACGCCACTACAGAGAAAGAAATGTTGGCAATA tgtgagggaaagcCTGATGGTACCGTGGTACGCTGA